The following are encoded together in the Parabacteroides chongii genome:
- a CDS encoding SusC/RagA family TonB-linked outer membrane protein — MLKKTKLVSLMLLAGALTVPVGVSADITPERPSVSLAQQNGKVTCVVEDSFGPVVGASVIIKGTTNGNVTDMDGKVVLEDVKKGDVIQISYIGYATQEIAYTGQPSVSVKLKEDSQALEEVVVVGYGTQKKENLTGAVAQVAGDVLENRPITNVGQGLQGVVPNLNVTMSKGGAPGSSSDFNIRGNNSINGGSPLVLVDNVQMDANLVNPDDIASISVLKDAASAAIYGARAAYGVILITTKKGKSEQKPQISVSASGYWQSPALRMHNINSLDYLEMRDIAAANSGMSSLITPGQLDYVKAYMNGSYKYPEYFDQSQNQSRWLYCGNTDWFNELYKTSFSQQYNVNISGGDSKTTYYGSVGFADQNGILKTADDNYKKFNATLNLSSQLTKWLQVSAKITDNYSTEDHPITNSTAGIDAYGGMLKNDLSPLMPVRFGHTGRLVYSPGAAAINDSGLGIQTSGDYVYEDEGVNNYSGQNGNTNPAAVGDLGGYTKYKVNDIWLTGAVKLTPLEGLVINADYTYNIYSKNSSEVQRTFTDYTAVAGTEALYGWTKPSYANYTTNEDYYYAFNAFAEYTKSFLDNTHNFKIMAGYNQEKKSNKKYNAKRTNLIVEDIPDLDLATGEQSMSSEDTYWAINGFFFRLNYNYKQRYLLEVNGRYDGSSKFAKDHRYAFFPSVSAAWRISEENFWQPLKGWWNDMKIRGSYGSLGNQVMGDLGNFPYLATYGTNSSYNYLINGSKPVIVKAPGLVASDFTWETVTQMDFGFDASFLSNRLTGSFDWYRRNTKDMLVAGATLPATLGASVPKSNSADMKTIGWELSLGWNDRLENGLSYWVKGVLSDYQATITKYAGNDAGFYSQSDNDGKYYVGQKIGEIWGYHSNGLFQSDAEAAAADQSELYAGKWGAGDVKYEDLDGDGKITKGEETIYNPGDKSIIGNKTPRYQFGLTVGFDYKNFDFEMFWQGTGKRDYMLSGAQFWGFTSQWDVPYTPALDYWTETNTNAYFPRPGWQNGGNRVTSDRYLQSAAYGRLKNLTVGYTIPKNLTAKWGISRLRLYVTGENLLTITPLNDAFDPETLGGLTYPINRKVAIGLNLTL, encoded by the coding sequence CTGGCGGGAGCTTTAACTGTTCCCGTAGGAGTTTCTGCGGATATAACGCCGGAGAGACCGTCAGTAAGTCTGGCCCAACAAAATGGGAAGGTCACATGTGTGGTAGAGGATTCATTCGGCCCTGTGGTCGGAGCTTCAGTTATTATTAAAGGAACAACCAACGGAAATGTGACCGACATGGATGGTAAGGTTGTACTGGAAGATGTAAAGAAAGGAGATGTTATCCAGATTTCATACATCGGATATGCAACACAGGAAATTGCGTATACAGGACAACCTTCAGTCTCTGTAAAATTAAAGGAAGACTCACAAGCTTTGGAAGAAGTGGTTGTCGTAGGATACGGCACACAGAAAAAAGAGAATTTGACCGGTGCTGTAGCACAGGTTGCAGGTGATGTATTGGAAAACCGTCCTATTACGAATGTGGGACAAGGGCTGCAGGGGGTTGTTCCCAACTTGAATGTAACGATGAGTAAAGGGGGAGCTCCGGGAAGTAGCTCCGATTTTAATATTCGTGGTAATAACTCTATTAATGGCGGTAGTCCACTGGTGTTGGTAGATAATGTTCAAATGGATGCTAACCTTGTTAATCCGGATGATATTGCCTCTATTTCTGTTTTAAAGGATGCTGCATCTGCCGCTATCTATGGCGCTCGTGCTGCTTATGGCGTTATCCTGATTACGACAAAGAAAGGTAAAAGTGAACAAAAGCCTCAGATTTCCGTATCTGCAAGCGGTTATTGGCAAAGTCCGGCATTGAGGATGCATAATATTAACTCTCTGGATTATCTGGAAATGAGAGATATTGCAGCTGCAAATAGTGGAATGAGTTCTTTGATCACTCCGGGACAGTTAGATTATGTAAAGGCTTATATGAACGGTTCTTACAAATATCCGGAATATTTCGATCAATCGCAAAATCAAAGTAGATGGCTTTATTGTGGTAACACAGACTGGTTTAATGAGCTGTACAAAACAAGCTTTTCACAACAATACAACGTTAATATCAGTGGCGGAGATTCAAAAACCACATATTATGGTTCTGTTGGTTTTGCAGACCAGAATGGTATTTTGAAGACTGCTGATGATAATTACAAGAAATTTAATGCCACATTGAATCTTTCTTCACAATTGACAAAATGGCTGCAGGTAAGTGCTAAAATCACAGATAACTATTCTACGGAGGATCACCCTATTACTAACTCTACGGCGGGAATTGATGCTTATGGTGGTATGTTGAAAAATGACTTAAGCCCGTTGATGCCTGTACGTTTCGGGCATACCGGCAGGCTGGTTTACAGTCCTGGTGCGGCTGCTATTAATGATTCCGGTTTAGGTATCCAGACTTCAGGCGATTATGTTTATGAAGATGAGGGTGTTAATAACTACTCCGGACAAAACGGAAACACGAATCCAGCTGCTGTCGGAGATTTAGGAGGCTATACGAAATATAAAGTCAACGATATATGGTTAACTGGTGCCGTGAAGCTGACCCCGTTAGAAGGGTTGGTTATTAATGCTGATTATACATATAATATATATAGCAAGAATTCTTCAGAGGTTCAGCGGACATTTACTGATTATACAGCGGTTGCCGGAACTGAAGCCCTTTATGGTTGGACAAAGCCGAGTTATGCCAATTATACGACCAATGAAGATTATTACTATGCTTTCAACGCATTTGCAGAATATACCAAATCATTCTTGGATAATACGCATAATTTCAAAATTATGGCAGGTTATAACCAGGAGAAAAAGTCTAACAAAAAATATAATGCTAAACGCACAAACCTGATTGTTGAAGACATTCCTGACTTGGATTTGGCTACAGGTGAACAGAGTATGTCTTCCGAAGATACCTATTGGGCTATTAATGGTTTCTTCTTCCGTCTTAACTACAACTATAAACAACGTTATCTGCTTGAAGTAAACGGACGTTATGACGGTTCATCCAAGTTTGCGAAAGATCATCGTTATGCTTTCTTTCCATCTGTTTCTGCTGCATGGCGTATTTCAGAAGAAAACTTCTGGCAACCGTTGAAAGGTTGGTGGAATGACATGAAGATTCGTGGATCCTACGGTTCTTTAGGAAATCAGGTTATGGGTGATTTGGGTAATTTCCCATATTTAGCAACTTATGGAACAAATTCATCTTATAATTATTTGATCAACGGTTCCAAACCCGTTATTGTAAAAGCTCCGGGACTTGTTGCTTCTGATTTTACCTGGGAGACTGTTACTCAAATGGACTTTGGTTTTGATGCTTCATTTTTAAGTAATCGTTTGACCGGATCATTTGACTGGTACCGTCGTAATACGAAAGATATGTTGGTAGCAGGAGCAACTTTACCCGCAACGCTGGGAGCGAGTGTTCCTAAAAGCAATTCTGCTGATATGAAGACGATTGGATGGGAACTTTCTTTAGGATGGAACGACCGGTTAGAAAACGGACTTTCTTATTGGGTAAAAGGTGTTTTATCTGACTATCAGGCAACAATTACCAAGTATGCTGGAAATGATGCTGGTTTCTATTCACAGAGCGATAATGATGGAAAGTATTATGTAGGACAGAAGATCGGCGAAATCTGGGGGTATCATTCAAATGGTCTTTTCCAATCGGATGCTGAAGCAGCTGCAGCAGACCAAAGTGAGCTTTATGCAGGTAAATGGGGTGCCGGTGATGTAAAATACGAAGATTTGGATGGTGATGGTAAAATAACAAAAGGTGAGGAAACAATCTATAATCCCGGTGATAAGAGTATTATAGGTAATAAAACACCTCGTTATCAGTTTGGGCTTACTGTCGGGTTTGATTATAAGAATTTTGATTTTGAAATGTTCTGGCAAGGAACAGGAAAGCGTGATTACATGCTGAGTGGCGCTCAGTTCTGGGGTTTCACCAGCCAGTGGGATGTTCCGTATACTCCGGCTTTGGATTATTGGACTGAGACGAATACGAACGCTTATTTCCCAAGACCGGGATGGCAAAATGGCGGTAACAGGGTGACAAGCGATCGTTATTTGCAAAGTGCAGCTTATGGACGTTTGAAGAATTTGACGGTAGGTTATACAATCCCGAAGAATCTGACAGCCAAATGGGGTATTTCTCGTCTGAGGTTATATGTAACAGGAGAGAACTTGCTGACTATCACTCCGCTGAATGATGCATTCGACCCTGAGACTTTGGGTGGTTTGACATACCCGATTAACAGAAAAGTTGCAATTGGATTAAATTTAACACTGTAA